Proteins encoded within one genomic window of Nostoc sp. 'Lobaria pulmonaria (5183) cyanobiont':
- a CDS encoding IS4 family transposase yields MTRAIISTSSQEKRRRKLNSHIIVALVIAMNFWSGDSIVDVFKNLIHGLSYLQIPFLIRWKIPVSSSITEARQRTGAAVMTRLFEMVAKPKATVLTPGAFLGGLRIMAMDGTVFDVPETETNARVFGYPGSRPGTYPAFPKARLVFLVEAGTHLIVDAFCSPYRIGERRSALKLLRSINSSMLLMWDRGLHSFKMVNAVIKQKGHFLGRVPAHVKFEVVEIFKDGSYQSWIAPDGESKKKGVTRISVRIIEYVIEENGTEKTYRLITDLMDISNFPALLLASEYHQRWEAENTLDELKVHLNGRKIPIRSKNPREVVQEIYGWLLGHYCLRCLMFQSAALKNISPLRLSFTGSLRVLRRAIPEFQRQINNQLDINIYYSWLISEILDLEIPLPQHRSNPRVVKKARSKFKSKKRSHRSNGTLRQQLSFQILRKAS; encoded by the coding sequence ATAACCAGAGCAATTATTAGTACTTCCAGTCAGGAAAAACGACGACGAAAACTGAACTCTCACATAATTGTAGCTTTAGTAATCGCTATGAATTTTTGGTCTGGTGATTCAATAGTAGATGTGTTCAAAAATCTCATTCATGGCTTAAGTTATTTACAAATACCTTTCTTGATACGCTGGAAAATACCAGTAAGTTCATCAATTACAGAAGCTCGTCAAAGGACAGGAGCGGCGGTAATGACTCGGTTATTTGAAATGGTAGCCAAGCCAAAAGCCACAGTATTAACACCTGGTGCTTTTTTGGGAGGATTAAGAATCATGGCGATGGATGGAACAGTTTTTGATGTTCCCGAAACAGAAACAAACGCAAGAGTATTTGGCTATCCTGGTTCTCGCCCTGGTACATATCCGGCTTTTCCCAAAGCTAGATTAGTATTTTTAGTGGAAGCAGGTACTCATTTAATTGTAGATGCATTCTGTTCCCCCTATCGCATTGGAGAGAGAAGAAGTGCTTTAAAACTCCTACGCAGTATTAACTCTAGTATGTTATTGATGTGGGACAGAGGATTACATTCTTTCAAAATGGTCAATGCAGTCATTAAACAAAAAGGTCATTTCCTTGGTCGTGTCCCAGCCCATGTAAAATTTGAAGTAGTTGAAATATTCAAAGATGGCTCTTATCAATCATGGATTGCACCAGATGGAGAGTCGAAAAAAAAGGGTGTGACCCGAATTTCTGTCCGCATAATTGAATATGTTATTGAAGAGAATGGTACAGAAAAGACTTACCGTTTGATTACTGATTTAATGGATATTTCCAACTTTCCGGCTTTGCTATTAGCATCAGAATATCATCAAAGATGGGAGGCTGAGAATACTTTAGATGAATTAAAGGTACATCTAAATGGTCGAAAAATCCCCATCCGTTCTAAGAATCCTCGTGAAGTAGTCCAAGAAATTTATGGTTGGTTGTTAGGGCATTATTGCCTACGTTGTTTAATGTTTCAAAGTGCAGCCTTGAAAAATATTTCTCCATTAAGATTAAGTTTTACTGGTAGTTTACGAGTTCTTCGACGTGCCATCCCTGAATTTCAACGTCAGATAAATAATCAATTGGATATTAACATATATTATAGCTGGTTAATTTCCGAAATATTAGATTTAGAAATCCCTTTACCACAACACAGAAGTAATCCGAGAGTAGTCAAGAAAGCACGTTCAAAGTTTAAGAGTAAAAAGCGAAGTCACAGAAGTAATGGTACTCTCCGACAACAACTATCTTTTCAAATTCTGAGAAAGGCAAGTTAA
- a CDS encoding RNA polymerase sigma factor, translated as MAIKYDYQLIESARQGDSEAINTLLTQCVPDIKRFARTVCATPEDVEDALQETIIILSKKINTLRIAAAFTSWLFRVVKRECYRLLRLRTKELLTDTLPEVQDTSEYNRIQSTLLSQEIVTAITRLPIIYRQVLIMRDIEEMTAPETAMTLGITVEAVKSRLHRARKIIRATLQQYLVD; from the coding sequence ATGGCAATAAAATACGATTACCAACTGATTGAGTCCGCACGGCAAGGCGACAGTGAAGCTATCAATACTCTGTTAACCCAATGTGTTCCCGATATTAAGCGATTTGCACGCACTGTCTGCGCGACTCCTGAAGATGTTGAAGACGCCCTTCAGGAAACCATAATTATTTTATCAAAAAAGATAAATACCTTGCGAATCGCTGCTGCCTTTACATCATGGCTATTCAGAGTGGTAAAGCGCGAGTGTTATCGTCTGCTCAGGCTAAGGACTAAGGAATTACTCACTGATACCCTCCCCGAAGTACAGGATACATCTGAATACAATAGAATACAATCAACTTTGCTTAGTCAAGAGATTGTAACTGCCATTACAAGACTACCAATAATTTATCGGCAAGTCCTGATTATGCGAGATATCGAAGAAATGACTGCTCCAGAGACAGCAATGACACTAGGCATTACTGTAGAGGCAGTAAAAAGCCGTCTTCACCGAGCAAGAAAAATAATCAGAGCAACCCTGCAACAGTATCTAGTTGATTGA
- a CDS encoding YgaP family membrane protein gives MWYKKNLPMWERMMRGAAGVAIAICGLIGLKGMPIGYLIATSGVCVGLTGFFGFCPACAMLGRKPKSSK, from the coding sequence ATGTGGTACAAAAAAAATTTACCAATGTGGGAGCGTATGATGCGCGGTGCTGCTGGTGTCGCAATAGCAATCTGTGGACTCATTGGACTCAAGGGAATGCCGATTGGCTATTTAATTGCCACATCAGGAGTATGTGTTGGATTAACCGGATTTTTTGGGTTTTGCCCAGCCTGTGCAATGCTAGGGCGAAAACCTAAATCCTCCAAGTGA